In one Watersipora subatra chromosome 6, tzWatSuba1.1, whole genome shotgun sequence genomic region, the following are encoded:
- the LOC137398220 gene encoding MAP7 domain-containing protein 3-like encodes MKSAACDVSMDAACDVSMDAACDVSMDAACDVSMAATCDVSMDAACDVSMDAACDVSMDAACDVSMAAACDVSMDAACDVSMDAARDVSMDAACDVSMDAACDVSMAAACDVSMDAVCDVSMDAACDVSMDAAHDVSMDAACDVSMDAARDVSMDAACDVSMVAACDVSMAAARDVSMDAARDVSMDAACDVSMAAARDVSMDAACDVSHRFSSLLS; translated from the coding sequence ATGAAGTCAGCAGCTTGTGATGTCTCTATGGATGCAGCTTGTGATGTCTCTATGGATGCAGCTTGTGATGTCTCTATGGATGCAGCTTGTGATGTCTCTATGGCTGCAACTTGTGATGTCTCTATGGATGCAGCTTGTGATGTCTCTATGGATGCAGCTTGTGATGTCTCTATGGATGCAGCTTGTGATGTCTCTATGGCTGCAGCTTGTGATGTCTCTATGGATGCAGCTTGTGATGTCTCTATGGATGCAGCTCGTGATGTCTCTATGGATGCAGCTTGTGATGTCTCTATGGATGCAGCTTGTGATGTCTCTATGGCTGCAGCTTGTGATGTCTCTATGGATGCAGTTTGTGATGTCTCTATGGATGCAGCTTGTGATGTCTCTATGGATGCAGCTCATGATGTATCTATGGATGCAGCTTGTGATGTCTCTATGGATGCAGCTCGTGATGTCTCTATGGATGCAGCTTGTGATGTCTCTATGGTTGCAGCTTGTGATGTCTCTATGGCTGCAGCTCGTGATGTCTCTATGGATGCAGCTCGTGATGTCTCTATGGATGCAGCTTGTGATGTTTCTATGGCTGCAGCTCGTGATGTCTCTATGGATGCAGCTTGTGATGTGTCTCATCGCTTCTCATCTCTTTTATCATGA